Genomic window (Takifugu rubripes chromosome 1, fTakRub1.2, whole genome shotgun sequence):
ATTTCTCAGATGACGGACAAAATGTCCAAAAACTACATAGAAGGGTTCATACTGACAATATATATTTGATTATCTTTTACTACATTTCCATCATTCAAGCAGCACATTTTGTTGGTTAAAGCCAGATATTTTGGAACCCCCgagtaaacaaataaaatgcttAAATGATGTTGTGATGGCAGGTCCTGGAGGGTGGGTAAATGGGGTCCTGGAGGGGGTTGGTAAATGTAGTTGGAGGGGGTTGGTAAATGTAGTCCTGGAGGGGGTTGGTAAATGTAGTCCTGGAGGGTTGGTAAATGTAGTCCTGGAGGGGGTTGGTAAATGTAGTCCTGGAGGGGGTTGGTAAATGTGGTGGGGGGATTCCAAAAGATGATCTGATTCAGTCAGAAATCAATGGGATTTATCTTCCTGTAAGACATTGACCTGAAAAACCCATACAGATATGTTCTGTATACTCTAGTTAATACTCAGTCCAATAGAAAACTTGTTTGTGAGCTTGGAATGTGGAAATGTCCATGAAGACATAAAAATCCTGCGTTACGAAGAATATTAATATTAAGAATTATTCAAATCagctttattaaaatattttgtaTTGTACAAAGGGCTATGGTTTGATTCCCCTATGAAAGATGCAGCATATcaaataataaagaataataTTGAACTTTGTTTGGTTTCAGACAATTGCTCTCCTGAACATTTACCGGAACCCCCAAAACAGCGCGCAGTCTGCTGATGGTCTGACCTGTGAGTGTTTGACTCTGTACCACAGtggcctttattttaaaataaaacaaactaacTAACACACTCTCTTCCTTATACATTAACtgctttctgttgtttttaggTGCTGTCAGTGATATGCAGATGCAGGAGCATTTTGATGAGTTCTTTGAGGTAACTTTTATGTCCCATTCACCTGGGTGGGCCTCAAACGCCTCACAGTGACTGTGTTATTGATGACATGGTGATAACTCAGTCATGTAATGTGTAGCATGCATACGCAGAGACAACCCACATTTTCTTAAAAACAAAGCATATCACAATAGAAAGCTCACTTATTCCGCTCTgcccaaccaggaagtgttctctgaaatggaagaaaagTATGGAGAAGTGGAGGAAATGAACATATGTGACAACCTTGGTGACCATTTGGTGGGAAATGTGTATGTGAAGGTGAGTGTTGCCTTATATTCCCACACAACTGTGATCCAATAGATTCATCTACTTGGATGCATCACAAGtgaggtgttttgttttttttggtacTTGAATAATATCTCTCTCGGTGTTACTTTGTAGTTCCGTAACGAAGAAGATGCGGAGAAGGCTGTGATTGATCTGAACAATAGATGGTTTAATGGACAACCCATCCATGCCGAGCTCTCTCCGGTCACAGACTTCAGAGAAGCCTGCTGTCGGCAGTATGAGATGGGGTGAGTTCTATACGATAGTGTCGACCTCAAAGAAACAGCCGATTGTGAATATTCTATGGATAAGACGTGATCCTTTTGAAATCTGAACGGGAACTCAAACCTCCCTGGTGTTTAACCCCTGTAGTGGGATTGACCCTTGCTCATGGGTAAGGGCACCTTGGCCAGATGTGTCGGCAGCCCACATCATCTATAGAATTTGTCACATCCTGGTAGTGCTCAGTCCACCACAGcttctgtttgtgtctcctTTGACAGAGAGTGCACCCGTGGAGGGTTCTGTAACTTCATGCACCTGAAGCCAATCTCTCGAGAACTGAGGAGAGAGCTCTATGGCCGCAGGAAGAAAGGGTAAAACTATATCATCTGCCGTGCACCTGCTGCCCAGGCAGTCGTCTTGTAATGCTAACAAACTCCTTTTCACCTCCGCAGCCGTCACAGGTCTCGCTCCAGGGATAGACGATCTCGCTCGAGAGACcgagacagaggcagagggggCCGTGACCGCGAGAGGCGCCGCTCCAGAGACAGACCACGTTCAGGGCGATTCTGACCTGCCCAACATGACTAATTGTCCTTCTCATGTTAGCCTAAGGCTTTTATAAAGTTTGTACCCTTCCAAATCCATTTGTgtatgaacattttttttttttattgatgttcGCTTCCATTAAACATTTGAAATCATCAACCAGACCGTCTCAGTCAGGATGTCGTGGGGTCTTTAAAGGTATTAACAGCTGAACGATTGATTTTGTGAAAATTACAGCCCTTAAAAAGTCTTTATTGCGAGGTACTATTTTTTAGGGTCTTCAAGCTTTGTCCAAATAATTTAACTGCTAAAATTATACAtgaatgtgttttatttcacCGCGACTATTGAAAATAAGTGATTGGATCTCCGTGGACCCATGCACCTGCATGTCACGTTGCTCTGGCTCCTGGAGGGAGATGTCTGACTTTAAGAACGACTAAATCCTGTCGCCTCCCATAACCCGGGAGGCctattgtatgttttttttatgaagaTTAGCATACCCCTGAGCGGTGCTAGCCACaagactgcagcagaacatGTCCATTGCCactttctgtcctccagtacAGGATTCACCTGGAACAGCTCCGGTAGAAGAAACGCACTACTTAAAGCTCATCTTGTTCCTTGGAAATGTGTTATGGACACACTGGACAGATGATTTTGGGGTCAAGTTGAATTCTCTGCAGACCGTTTACCTTTAGCTAGTTCTTGCTTTAGAAGtggctctttttaaaaaaaaaaaaaaaaaaatgcaagtaGTTAAGGATAGTACAATGAAGGAATTTCCTAAAGTTGGATTAAGCACTCCTACGGAAGACTTGAACAGTCTCTACCTGCATGGAAATGGTTACTTTCATCCGTCACACCCACACTGCAAGCTTATGAGATGGAATTTGAGCTGCTACTCATTCTTTTTCTCTGAAAGAAAGCCTGAAAACTGGAGACCCTTTAAAGCTGCTGTGTGAGACCAACGGTGGCCTGTTCCTTCTTTTGCATCTCAAACGCTTTCAGTCAGATTTTGTCTCCTCTGACAGACTGGTAAGTGGCCTACAGCTACAATCCACAGAAATACATTGCACCTCTATAGATCTTTGCATTAACTTAaatcagtgcttctcaattattttctgttacgccccccctaagaagaagaaaacattttgcgcccccccgccgtgactataattagtatcatttgtctatgaaattgttataagtacacctctgcataacattgtatccttattaatattttgaaaacaaaaaaagaaagaaatatagaccaaagcgggataattgttgccaatattcggcacgttttggccgaaaaaactcaagcggctgatcagcgtgactggggtgtaatgtctttaagtgagggttagggttaaccggggttagggttaaccagggttagtgttatcagcgtgactggggtgtaatgtctttaagtgagggttagggttaaccggggttagggttagtgttagggttaaccagggttagtgttatcagcgtgactggggtgtaatgtctttaagtgagggttagggttaaccagggttagggttaaccagggttagggttatcagcgtgactggggtgtaatgtctttaagtgagggttagggttaaccggggttagggttaaccagggttagtgttatcagcgtgactggggtgtaatgtctttaagtgagggttagggttaaccggggttagggttagtgttagggttaaccagggttagtgttatcagcgtgactggggtgtaatgtctttaagtgagggttagggttaaccagggttagggttaaccagggttagggttatcagcgtgactggggtgtaatgtctttaagtgacgccttcatttatttggcttcatgctgtcctgccaacatttttagacacagtaaacacaccggtctttcctcgtctcccaccgtagtcgcagtgaagccaagcgctatatatgcttcgtcatatttcctcgtctgagctttcgggagactttcgtatgtctcattatctccgtctctctccgcctttcttttcatcactgttgtattttttcatgctgtctcttgatggtttgttcactgcacttcctatctcttgctctgtggtgtgtgcgcgcgggatgtgcaattacactttattctagtacggcaaaaaaaacaaaaaacatgttctccggggtcacacgcgccccccccctggcatcgcaccGCGCCCCCCCGGCAtcgcgccccactatttgagaagcgctgacTTAAATGAAGCAAACCAATTAACATACCCATTGATGTAGTTCCTGCAAAGAAGACAGATTATTAATGCCTAAATTTGATGTTGGTCAAGGCTGAACACACACCTCATACACAATAAAACGCTCTACACACAAATATGAATGGTTATAGTACACAAGACTAATCAAACCTTTCCCACCCACATCTGCTGGACATTGAGGTGTATAAACACTAATTGGAGCTGCTGATCTGGGAGGTTGGTGTTTGACCTCCCTGCCATATTAGCAGGTGTGTTTAGGCTCCTTTGCCGGGCGGAGTCGCAGCTTCCTCTGGTTTCCACTGCGCAGTCTGGTTCACTTGGGATTTGGCATTGTTGTGTGGCGCAGTCTGGCTCAAACCCTGCAGCAGTTGGCGTTGCCGAGTTCACCGGAGCTTCTCTACTCGTCTCTGCAAGTGATTTCTACCCTTTGTACCGGGGCATTAATGCCGGGCTCGCGTTGAACGCAGAAGCGACGCGGTGGCCGCAGCGCGGAGGCCTTTTCCTCGCGGCGCCCATGTTAACAAACGGTGTCGTTCGCGGCAGCCGCGCCGCGCACCTCCGCGCGCCTCGTGCTGCCATTGTCTCGGCCTCTGCTCTATTTTGTGCGCGAGCCGCCAGCGTCCGCGTCAGTAAAGAAGAGAGTCaaacaatgaaagaaaatgaatctCAGTTTTCACGattagacctttttttttttttttttgcaaataaaTTATCGCGATCGACAAATGCGATGTTGTTCGTGTGCGTTTATACACTTTGTTAGTTGTTACAAACAGCGCGAGATGAACGGTCGCGAGCGCGCACATACGCACAAAAGAGGGACTGCACAATAGCTCTAAGAAAAACGAAGCCTAGATCAagttttatttgacattttaatatttggaagaaggtcaaagttcatgACTTGTATTTACAACCAATCGCTTTGGATTTAATTAGAATGTGTCCTAGTTAAATCGGTCTATATTCGGTTATAAAACCAGTCTTTGTTTACTTCTAACAACAGTAGAAGCATAACGAGGCCTTTATGCGGGTTCGATTAATCCGCAGCTGTGACGCACTTGGCTGCGGCTGTGatttgcctctcctctctgaacCTGCTCTCTATTCTAACCTGTTGTGCGGGTTTGAAGAACATTGTGTTTGCCTTTTAACCATGTGTGGTGCGATATggttctgttacagttagtttaaaagttagggatagtataatCTTTAGcaagaataaaaacaataagcagtcagttgacccttccgtgacatgattgttgtttagacagttgtaattgcaggagccagtcaggtCGAAGGTGTTAATCAAACATcataaaactggacagcatagtttactggtgttgataagatcctctgcaagaaggtgaactttaaCCTGGCCATttggattagcatcaataatttgcatctgtgtttctataaaagattgggtcaagggatagttaggtggtcagacttcatgccacaattgactttgttgtagtgttttgaactggcccggagctctgtaatatttgtatcttaaattggttctatttgctgaatacattttgaaattggcatttttcttcttgaagtcttcattcagagaacacgcggatcggcagtgacacacgtgagagtattgcgatccaacaatgtATTCTGAATATCTACATTTTAATTGGCATCTTTGTGCGCGATGTGTCgttgtcctctctgctgctgtcctggaGCTACTGTCTCCAACTCAGCTACTACTGAACCACGTCTGACCTTTTTTGTaccctttgtgtgttttttctgttcTCTTTTGTTCGTTTTTGGTTTATATTCACTTTCATATTTGTTCTGCTTTAGTTACGTGCATTTGTGTCAATTTTGCCATATTCCTTTAGTTTAATGGTGTCTTTCTTTTGGTCTGGCCAAGGGTTAGTTATGTGCAGTCCACTGAAGCATTGTAGCCTAAGCTGATTAGAGTGTATTATGAGTACTTgtgtaataaaatatttttaaaaatattttctaACTATTGTCTTGGTGTATTTAAAGCTTTGCTTTatgtaattaaattaaatcaccCTTGGCACACTAGTTGATTTctcaaaggagaaaagaagagacaaaAGTGAAATATAGTGGGGGAAATAAACTACATATATCATTAACAACGGTTGTCTGAGCCTACAGACACTAAATGGCAGGTTTTCATAGAATCTCTCTGCTATCTGCTTTCTCTCAAAGAGGTGAAATGTCTGCAAATGGAAAACAGGAGACTGACAAAGGTGTTCAGGATGAAGCACATAGCGAGGGTCCAGAAAGTGAACTGAAGGATTGGATCCGTCCTGACCGCCCCAGCAGATGCACCTGGGAGCTGGGTGCACCCGCCTCCAAGTCTCCTCATAGCCACCAACCACGGTAAGATCGCCACAATAATGAAGGTTCCAACAAGTCTGCTTTTTTTCATTAAGTGTACATCCATGCGATAAGGTCAGTCCCTATTCCATCACTAGTGTTCCAATCATAAAAGCAATAATTAATTTTTTGTGTGCTTAACAGAAGTGCACAATAAACCGTGCTACGCAAACAAGCTGTTAAAAATGTGCAGGGTAAGATATGGTGCAATTAAAGGTATGATGTCCACTTCCATTTTTGCCTCAATTAAAGTCTTTGCTACAGCAGTCGCAATAAACGGAGACatcttcagcttcatcagcacATTTGTGATGACAACAAAGCCACACTTTGCATTCCTGAATAAAAGAATATCAAATACTGTGACTGTCTTCTGAAAGACATGTTGATTTTGTCTGGTGATTTTCCATCTTTACAACAGCATCAAACCCCCCAGCATCCTCCCCAACATCCTGGGAAACATCGGAAACACACCTCTGGTTCGTCTGAACAAAATCCCAAAGCAGTTTGGAATCAAGTGTGATATCTGTGAGTAGATCAGATCTCTGTAAACCAAGATAAGTCATGTCAGCACTAATAAAAGGAGTTCTTGCAGGTGTTGTGTCTCCTCTGACTTTATATGAGATAGTTGGGGTTTTGTGAGTCTATCTAGATGGGATGGATGTGCAGCCAAGACTCTAGGACTGACAGAGCGTTTTAAAGGCAGTGAGAGGTTTCTGGGTTCAATGAGATTACATTTTGTCACAGACATGAGATTAATCCTCCAAAGAAAAGCCCTATTACATCTAATTTGATGAGAGTGACATTAGAGTTTCTTCCCAGGAATTAACAAGGTCCTTCTCATTCCTGCTGACTCTTATTTTGATGCCAGCAGATTTCATGTAAGGGATTGGGTGGGGGTTgctctcagtacttttccaaTACTTTCCCTCACCAGAGACATCTTCTCCGGCTGTATTTTACTGTTTCTTTATTATCTGTTGTAGTCTGTATGGTACACTGAGAACCACAGAGTCTGATTTAGCATCAACATCATGACTGTTCAGAGATGGAAGTCAAACAAAAATGACTGTCTTCAGTGGTAAAGTGTGAGTTCTTCAGTGCGGGAGGCAGCATCAAGGACAGGATTGCCCTGCGGATGGTGGAAGATGCTGAGAGAGCCGGGCTGCTCAAACCAGGAGACACCATCATTGAACCCACCTCTGGCAACACAGGTACAGAGGCATCGGTCGGCCTATTCCAGCGGCAGctacagtaaacacacacagcaccatctcacctgtctctgcaGGGATCGGCCTCGCTCTGGTGGCCTCAGTGAAAGGCTACAGGTGTGTTATCACCATGCCAGACAGGATGAGCATGGAGAAGGTATTCTGCACCAGTAATGATCACAAACTCTCCAGTTATCACTTAAATATTCCAAACCTaatcgtgcgtgtgtgtgtgtgtgtgtgtgtgtgtgtttaggtggaCGTGTTGAAAGCTCTAGGAGCAGAAGTAGTCCACACACCGAGTTCGGCACCATTCGATTCACCAGAATCTCACGTGGGTATGGCCTGGTGTCTAAAGAACAAGATCCCCAACTCACACATCCTAGACCAGTATCGCAATGCGAGCAACCCTTTGGCCCACTATGATGCCACAGCTGAGGAGATACTGGAGCAGTGTGACGGTTTGTGTTTGggattaattgattttttttaatatactcataaatattttaatgcattaaaatgtGGCAGCTTTTAGTTTATTTGAATTCCAAGCACCCTGGAGGTTTTATCTATTTATCATTGTTATCATTTAATAACTCCATAAATGGTCAGTTATGAAACTTCCATGGCCTCCAGACTGaactggaaatgaaaatgtgcttttcctTTCAGGTAAATTGGACATGCTTGTGGCTGGAATCGGCACAGGCGGCACGCTGACCGGTGTCGCTCGGAAGTTAAAGGAGAAGTGTCCAACTGTGAAGGCAAGATGCCAAAACCTTTAATGTATAAATGACTCAAACTGTAGAATAGTTCGTCCAGTATCTCAAAGAACGTTTGTTGTCTTAGATTGTTGCTGTGGACCCTGAGGGTTCTCTCCTGATCCATTCAGATGACCATTGCAAAAGCAGTTATGAGGTAGAGGGAATTGGATACGACTTTGTCCCCACCGTGTTGGACAAATCCGTGAGTGGGCCTTGAAATCCATTTTGCATTTTCTGAAGTTGAGCAAACATCGCGCACGTTGTGGAACATCTTAACCTGCTTTGTGCCATCCCCTTCAAAACTACCTGCATAGCTTGTCGATTACTTCTACAAAGTGAACGATAAGGAGACGTTCAACATGTCCCGCAGGCTGATCAGGGACGAGGGTCTCCTCTGCGGTAGGGTCCCTGTTTGCTGATGGTGCCACCTCCTGCTTTATTTGCTCTTGGCTCTTTAATATTCCTGCCTGTTTCACCCCAGGCGGCAGCTCCGGCTCAGCCATGGCTGCAGCTGTAAAGGTGGCTCAGCATCTGAAGGAAGGACAGCGCTGTGTGGTCATCCTGGCCGACTCTGTCCGCAACTACATGTCAGTCGTATTCTTCTTACGTCTTCTCGATATGGTTCCCGAGCAACTTCCATTGAAATGGATTTTTCTCTAGGTCAAAGTTTCTCAGTGACAAATGGATGTCTGAGAAAGGTTTCCTTGTCCCAGAAGCCCCAGTGGAGCCCAGACCCTGGTAAGGATCAATTAGCAGGATCAACCAGTCCAAACCttgtattcatttataatgaCGTTCTTCCTGTATTTACAGGTGGTGGGGGACAACTGTCAACTGTCTCCACCTCTCGCCACCTTTCTCCACGTTACCATCGGTGTCCTGCCAGGAAGCCATTGAGATCCTGAAGGAGCGAGCCATCGACCATCTCCCAGTCGTGGATGACTCAGGGTATGTCTTCATCTGTCTCTTGTCTCCAACATCAGCACATCCTTCTGTGATTCTGCTCTCCTGGTTTGCAGAGGGTGTTTCAACAGTAAAGTTGTATCTGTTTTAATCGAATTGGGATAAATCAGATTAAGGAGATGATCGGAGTATCTTTGGTCTCCCCaaaggggagagagaagcaGTCATCCTGTTTATTAGCTTATCTTGAAGAAATAGATTACCGTCAGAATGTCGATGACAAAACCCACCATTTTTACAGTCTGGCACAAAGTGTGGTTACCACGGACACCATcctgtcctctgtgtcctctgggAGGGTCAAGCTTTCAGACCCCATCTCCAAAGTGGTCTGCAAACCTTTCAAAGAGGTCAGTTGGACACCACTGCATGTGACACACATCCAACATCGTcgtattcatgtgtgtgtttcctcgtTCTCGTGCTCTCAGGTGCGCATGTCCGACAGCTTGGGGTTGCTCTCCCAAATCCTGGAAACGGACCGTTTTGCCCTGGTGGTGCAGGAGCCCCAACAAAGTAATACTAAATTCTCAATAACGTCTGCTGAATGATGATTTCCATTTGTAGTAGAGGTAAAAGAAACAAGCACAGCATTTTATTCTGTATGCCTGTTTTCCTCCATTCTAGATAAATCCAAGGGGTCAGCTCACCAGGAGAAGATGTTGAGTGTTGTGACAGCGATGGAGCTCCTCAGCTACATCACGGCTAAACGTGAGCAGGGTCGTTCTTCCTGCGAGCACCTCCCAGACACAACTACACCATCCACCCCTCCGAGGTCTTAGGATGTTGCAGGGTGACCTGttaaaaaagccaaacaaacaaaaaaaacccaacagccTTTTATCTCTCTGTATAATCTAGCTCACCACCTTTCTGCCTCTGAATAGCTGCTGCTTTTTAACAGAAATTATCTTCAGATCAATTGTctaggttttatttttatgcatactattttttaataattttgcaggaattacatttatattattGCTAGTTCACTATAATCAGCTGTAGGTATATTTTTGACATCATAAATGATGTAAATCCTTTCTGataatttttttaaacctgtctTTAGGAttgtctttgtcttctttgtccATCTTATCCTTGATGTTTACTTGGTTTTATCATTCTCAGTAGCAGATACAACACTGTGGTCAGTATTACACCCAATAGTTGTTTTAGAAAGTAAAGTACTGTATATTTAGTGGACATTGACCCATCCGCTGTCATCGTGTGTagtctttaaataaaacagatgGGGGCGCTCGTCTcatttatttgaatgttttcTTGTTCGTTCAACGCTTTATGTCTTTGGGGAAGCTGGAAAACAATCCCAAACACGTATAActcagtaaataaaataaagtaaagaaaaagCTAACTAACTAGTACAGAAATGTATGGTCAAGAAGGTCAATTAATCCAGTATCTAAACACTGAGAGACGGTTGACAATATACTTATTGCCAGGCTTTTAACTCCAACAATTTGAAAATTTGCCTCTATATCAAAATTCCTTATTTGTAATTTTCCCCCAGGTTCAGATCACCAGTATCTGTTTGAGACTCTGCttcttggggggtgggggggataaaaaaaaatgttgggagctcatttaaaaggaaaacaagcttTGGTTCGATGCTACCTTTGCCTACTGTAAGTAGACCCCTCAACCATCAGCTTAAAAATGAATAAGGCAGACCAGCCATCTCCAGCAGGGTCACAACCATGTCCATGTCTGTCCTCTGTGTAGCCGAGGGATCAGTCAACAGCAGGAAACAACATCATAGGATAAAACAGGTTTCCTTTCAACACTGTGCTCACAAAGGGAGCTTTGTCCTGGATTTTCCCATCAGAAAAGATCCTGAAACCAGACGGAAAAACACTCCTCACTCCTCAGGGCTCATAgcaaatattgatttatttcattaCCTTTtgaatatataaaataatccaAATCATGTCAGGTTAAGGGTTCACATCCCATTTGTCTACCTCTACAACACCTTCTCCTCACAAgattaaatacaaaaatataacTGTAATTCTATAAACGTATGACGTAATGTGCGACAAGGATGAATGAAATGTCGTGTCgtgctttttattcattttctttatgtCAAAGTGCTGTGATCAGACTTGACGTAGGAGGACTGAATTAAACCTTTTTGTGAATAAACGCTGCCAGTATGTGACGAGTGCTTGAAATGCATTTGGTGCTTTTAAACATGAAGTATGACGCACGTCCAAATTCTCTCCTTTCAGCATTTGCTTACTCAGTGTACTGAGGATAATTGCACAGTTAGAGGTTAATTATTTGCTCCAAGACCCGATGACTTATCTAGGAGAGTGAAATTTAAGGCACAGACACGCCTTTCAGAACCACCAAGAGCTCCGAGCTTCTGATGCAGTTCACACATTACCATATGttctaaatgaataaaatgagcTCTCACGCATTTTTCACACATTAATAAACGCCAGCACATACTTTAATGCAAGTTCACTCACCATCGGTAAACGATGAGCAAAGACGTCACGAGTGGAATGAAATAAACTGCCCACTtcatttttggtgtgttttattGAATGCTGTTCATTTTGGGCCATCCTGTCCAGACTCTGCAGCTCAGTTTTGAAAACATATCACTCATGCACATATTGTTCCAACAGTTTCTTAAAACAGTCATATGCTGGTAGTTTGTGAATTACAGCGAGACTATTGATAATGAAGACTATTgattattaattaattttaaataCTAGAAGTCATCCTGCCTTGTGCTGCTCAACAGCGACGCCTAGTGGAGACGTTCCGAGCAGCCTCGAGTGTCGAGGACCCACGCATGCTCATAAAAAGTCATAAGAGCTGGAACGAAAATGATTTTCAGCATTTTGGAACTTCAGGATTAGAACCGAGTAGCAGTTTTTGTCTGCTAATCCACAAGAGCCACATTCCCTGTCATCTACAAGTAATAAAGCCAAAGCTGAAATAACCAGAGCTTTACAAGCCAGATGAGTCAAAGCAGCGGCTGATGTCAAAACGGAACAGCCAGGTTGGGACAGCATGTATAGCACAGTGGTAGCATCTACACTGGCCAACTTTAGAGGATAGAACTACTGATCTGATCTGTCGATCGGATGAAATtacaatgaaataaatatgGCTGATGTGAACACAATCAAACAATTTGACCATTAGATTATTCTGTTACGTTGTCCCAACACTCAGTGACAGAGAGTGACTGTGGACGCAGATGAGATACAGAGGAAAGATGTAAGCGGTGCGCCTGTCGACGCTCAgtccattctctctctctctcacacacacacacacacacacacacacacacacacacacacacacacacacacacgcacacacacacacacgcacacacgtcgCTGTGAATGACACATTTGTGTTGAAGTGGCTAAGTTCCAGCCAGTTCCAAGCCAGTGCGCGGTTACCGGCAGTGACGGAGAAGCCTTATCACCGCGCTGCTGCCACTGGGGATCTTTGCTTCTTGTCCCCTGGTGCTGGTGTCAGCAGCAGCCCCGCTGGCACAGCCCATCATGCCTCCTCGCCGCCATTATCTAACCCATTCAGCTGGAGTCAACAGGTCACGGCCAACGCTATCACAACCCCCCCGCCCCTGGATAAAGAGTTTCATTTGCGTCAGTGCTGCAAAGGGTTGTTTGATCTTTGCCGACTGCCAAGTCAAAATGATTCAAACCATAAGCGTTATCATTTAACATCAAAGGGATCCTTGAGACCTACAGATTATATACATATGGAATGTTAAACTGTGCCGGGGCTCaaagtttaaaacaataattcaTTTTTGTTTGACTTGTAAGCTCAAAAGTTTGTGGTCCGCCCACGAGGCTGTCTGCATATTTAGCCTTTTTGATAAATTAGGGCTTTTTTTCTTGGCTGACTGAACAAAAAACAGCCTCCAACAGGTCCTCATTGTTTTCTGAAGCCTGCTCAGACGACGGGAGCCCGACTGGGTGTAGAGCACCGGGAGGAATCATTTCTTTTTATAAGGTTGTGAAATGGGAGCAGGAGTCAGAACAGAGCGAGAACATGCGCTGGTTTTAATTTTCCCAGTCTGCGTCATTCCACTGTCCAAACGTATAAATCACACGCACGATGATGTTACCTCATGGAAGACTCTGACCCCCTCCCC
Coding sequences:
- the cbsb gene encoding cystathionine beta-synthase b, producing the protein MSANGKQETDKGVQDEAHSEGPESELKDWIRPDRPSRCTWELGAPASKSPHSHQPRIKPPSILPNILGNIGNTPLVRLNKIPKQFGIKCDILVKCEFFSAGGSIKDRIALRMVEDAERAGLLKPGDTIIEPTSGNTGIGLALVASVKGYRCVITMPDRMSMEKVDVLKALGAEVVHTPSSAPFDSPESHVGMAWCLKNKIPNSHILDQYRNASNPLAHYDATAEEILEQCDGKLDMLVAGIGTGGTLTGVARKLKEKCPTVKIVAVDPEGSLLIHSDDHCKSSYEVEGIGYDFVPTVLDKSLVDYFYKVNDKETFNMSRRLIRDEGLLCGGSSGSAMAAAVKVAQHLKEGQRCVVILADSVRNYMSKFLSDKWMSEKGFLVPEAPVEPRPWWWGTTVNCLHLSPPFSTLPSVSCQEAIEILKERAIDHLPVVDDSGLAQSVVTTDTILSSVSSGRVKLSDPISKVVCKPFKEVRMSDSLGLLSQILETDRFALVVQEPQQNKSKGSAHQEKMLSVVTAMELLSYITAKREQGRSSCEHLPDTTTPSTPPRS
- the u2af1 gene encoding splicing factor U2AF 35 kDa subunit translates to MAEYLASIFGTEKDKVNCSFYFKIGACRHGDRCSRLHNKPTFSQTIALLNIYRNPQNSAQSADGLTCAVSDMQMQEHFDEFFEEVFSEMEEKYGEVEEMNICDNLGDHLVGNVYVKFRNEEDAEKAVIDLNNRWFNGQPIHAELSPVTDFREACCRQYEMGECTRGGFCNFMHLKPISRELRRELYGRRKKGRHRSRSRDRRSRSRDRDRGRGGRDRERRRSRDRPRSGRF